A genomic window from Streptomyces sp. NBC_01429 includes:
- a CDS encoding HAD family hydrolase, which translates to MTAQRILSWTPAAIVFDCDGTLMDTEIHWQDARIHALREYGFTPAPGFAERAKGLHYTECGLLMAEEAGRPELGDEMTGRLLAHFRALVDDNPLTMPGARELVAEAARFAPLAVASNCPREVVESCLGTAGLLGHFGHVVVPDGTIRPKPHPDVYLTAARLCGADPADTLAVEDSHVGILSAERAGMRIMGVGPWPGDRTVALVDLWVRSLDEPEVRGWAGTRVPAQLSRGGAPAQEIGLP; encoded by the coding sequence ATGACAGCTCAACGCATCCTTTCCTGGACCCCCGCCGCCATCGTCTTCGACTGTGACGGCACTCTCATGGACACCGAAATCCACTGGCAGGACGCCCGCATTCACGCGTTGCGGGAGTACGGATTCACCCCGGCCCCCGGTTTCGCCGAGCGGGCGAAGGGCCTGCACTACACGGAATGCGGCCTTCTCATGGCCGAGGAGGCCGGCCGGCCGGAACTCGGCGACGAGATGACCGGCAGACTGCTCGCGCACTTCCGCGCGCTGGTCGACGACAACCCGCTCACCATGCCGGGCGCCCGCGAACTCGTCGCGGAAGCAGCCCGGTTCGCCCCGCTGGCGGTCGCCAGCAACTGCCCGAGGGAGGTCGTCGAGTCCTGCCTCGGCACCGCCGGTCTGCTCGGCCACTTCGGCCATGTCGTGGTGCCGGACGGCACGATCAGGCCCAAACCCCACCCCGACGTCTACCTCACGGCCGCCCGGCTCTGCGGCGCCGACCCCGCCGACACCCTGGCGGTCGAGGACTCCCACGTCGGCATCCTGTCCGCCGAGCGCGCGGGGATGCGCATCATGGGCGTCGGCCCCTGGCCGGGCGACCGGACCGTGGCGCTGGTGGACCTGTGGGTCCGCTCGCTGGACGAGCCGGAGGTACGCGGCTGGGCCGGCACCCGGGTGCCCGCCCAGTTGTCGCGCGGAGGCGCGCCCGCGCAGGAAATCGGCCTACCATGA
- a CDS encoding ScbA/BarX family gamma-butyrolactone biosynthesis protein: MSGTPASDAPVDGGPARGAPARPRPLSWSRTVPRELVHRDSVAEVLLTDVRRARGGGFEAAASWPRSHPTFPRDGADLHSPLMIVETLRQLGIYVPLRYFGVAPSDRLVITDLYFETDPRGEPVARSGATKVDCRVLVGGVRRGPGGEVTGLRLQVSYRADGVVFARAGGGSRFLSAERYDAVRAGGAGAPEPARGSPGAPVLTARPVRPAAHRLGVNGAHDVMIAVDRATLLVEPADPRHPYFFDHATDHLPGMIVLEAARQAAAVASGGRLMRPSAGRLKTARFIEYAPAARVLCVPHHTTCVFRFLQGGEQKAFGVLSYQ, translated from the coding sequence GTGAGTGGCACACCCGCGAGTGACGCGCCCGTGGACGGCGGCCCCGCGCGCGGCGCGCCGGCCCGTCCCCGCCCGCTGTCCTGGTCGCGCACCGTCCCGCGCGAGCTGGTCCACCGCGACTCCGTGGCCGAGGTGCTGCTGACCGACGTACGGCGCGCCCGGGGCGGCGGGTTCGAGGCCGCGGCGTCCTGGCCCAGGTCCCATCCGACGTTTCCGCGCGACGGCGCCGATCTGCACAGCCCGCTGATGATCGTCGAGACGCTGCGGCAGCTCGGCATCTACGTACCGCTGCGGTACTTCGGGGTCGCCCCGTCGGACCGGCTGGTCATCACCGATCTGTACTTCGAGACCGATCCGCGCGGCGAGCCCGTGGCGCGCTCCGGCGCCACGAAGGTCGACTGCCGTGTGCTGGTCGGCGGGGTGCGCCGGGGGCCGGGCGGCGAGGTCACCGGGCTGCGGCTCCAGGTCTCCTACCGCGCCGACGGGGTGGTCTTCGCTCGGGCCGGCGGTGGCTCGCGGTTCCTGAGCGCGGAGCGGTACGACGCCGTACGGGCCGGGGGCGCGGGGGCGCCCGAGCCGGCGCGCGGGTCACCGGGCGCGCCGGTGCTGACGGCCCGGCCGGTACGGCCCGCCGCCCACCGGCTCGGGGTGAACGGCGCGCACGACGTCATGATCGCGGTCGACCGCGCCACCCTCCTGGTGGAACCCGCGGATCCGAGACATCCCTACTTCTTCGATCACGCCACCGATCACCTTCCCGGCATGATCGTTCTGGAGGCGGCCCGGCAGGCGGCGGCGGTCGCGAGCGGGGGAAGACTGATGCGGCCTTCCGCCGGTCGGCTGAAAACCGCGCGGTTCATCGAATACGCGCCGGCTGCCCGAGTTCTGTGCGTGCCGCACCACACGACCTGCGTCTTCCGCTTTCTTCAGGGTGGCGAACAGAAGGCATTCGGCGTACTGAGCTACCAATAA
- a CDS encoding ScbR family autoregulator-binding transcription factor: MRAKATRRFLLESAARLFDERGYAGTSISDISARSGRTSGAIYFHYASKENLALAIVEEHFATWPKLIGRYGSADLPALEKMVALSFDVARAFRDDVVTRAGARLWAERAAIDATLPRPFVGWLETITALLDEARREGQLAPGVPPDVAAYGLVCAFFGLHTVSDALEGRSHIEEGLNDLWLLHLNALQPDPEPEALLARVRAYCDREGPRRPAAAQAATVQPVG, from the coding sequence ATGCGAGCGAAGGCGACGCGGAGGTTTCTGCTGGAGTCGGCGGCACGTCTGTTCGACGAAAGAGGCTATGCGGGCACCAGTATCAGCGATATCAGCGCACGGTCGGGACGCACCAGCGGAGCCATCTACTTCCATTACGCCAGCAAGGAGAATCTCGCCCTGGCCATTGTCGAGGAGCACTTCGCCACCTGGCCGAAGCTGATCGGCCGGTACGGATCCGCCGACCTTCCGGCGCTGGAGAAAATGGTCGCACTCAGTTTCGATGTGGCCCGGGCTTTCCGCGACGATGTCGTCACCCGGGCCGGAGCCAGGCTCTGGGCGGAGCGCGCCGCCATTGACGCCACCCTTCCCCGCCCCTTTGTCGGCTGGCTGGAGACGATTACCGCATTGCTCGACGAGGCCCGGCGTGAGGGGCAGCTCGCACCGGGTGTTCCACCGGACGTGGCCGCGTACGGACTGGTGTGCGCTTTCTTCGGACTGCATACGGTCTCGGACGCCCTGGAAGGCCGCAGCCATATCGAGGAGGGGCTCAACGACCTCTGGCTCCTCCACCTCAACGCCCTCCAGCCGGACCCCGAACCGGAGGCCCTGCTCGCCCGGGTGCGCGCGTACTGCGACCGCGAGGGGCCCCGCCGCCCGGCCGCCGCCCAGGCCGCCACCGTCCAGCCGGTCGGCTGA
- a CDS encoding LacI family DNA-binding transcriptional regulator, whose product MADVARRVGVSRALVSLVFRNQPGAGEETRRRVLRAADELGYRPDSAARLLARGRSRTIGVMLTLHQPFEADIVEAVYPEAERLGYDVLLSASAPGRDERKAVEALLSHRCEGLILLGSQATLGRLDELGRRSAVVVVGRTARGANVDSVHTAEGKGVSQVVGHLVELGHRRIAHIDGGREPGAAERRRAYRAAMRRHGLAESIRVLPGSYDEESGSAAGRLLLAEEHLPSAVFAGNDRCAMGLMHTLGRAGVDVPGDVSVVGYDDNHLSHLSHIDLSTVRQDAGRLAEHAVRFAVERLDDASLAPREAVLDPKLVVRGTSSAPPDGRPAPTGAYGRGGGH is encoded by the coding sequence ATGGCGGACGTCGCGCGGCGGGTCGGTGTGTCCCGCGCCCTCGTGTCCCTGGTGTTCCGCAATCAGCCCGGCGCCGGCGAGGAGACCAGGCGGCGCGTGCTGCGGGCCGCCGACGAACTGGGGTACCGCCCGGACAGCGCCGCCAGGCTGCTCGCCCGCGGCCGCAGCCGCACCATCGGTGTCATGCTGACGCTCCATCAGCCCTTCGAGGCCGACATCGTCGAGGCCGTCTATCCCGAGGCCGAACGCCTCGGCTACGACGTGCTGTTGTCGGCCAGCGCGCCGGGCCGCGACGAGCGCAAGGCGGTCGAGGCGCTGCTGAGCCACCGCTGCGAGGGGCTGATACTGCTGGGCTCGCAGGCGACCCTCGGACGGCTCGACGAACTCGGCCGCCGCAGCGCGGTCGTGGTCGTCGGCCGTACCGCGCGCGGAGCCAACGTGGACAGTGTGCACACCGCCGAGGGCAAGGGGGTGAGCCAGGTGGTCGGCCATCTGGTGGAGCTGGGACACCGCCGTATCGCGCACATCGACGGCGGCCGGGAGCCGGGGGCGGCGGAACGGCGGCGCGCCTACCGCGCGGCCATGCGCAGACACGGGCTTGCCGAGTCGATACGGGTCCTCCCGGGCTCGTACGACGAGGAGTCGGGCAGCGCGGCGGGCCGCCTCCTCCTCGCCGAGGAGCATCTGCCCAGCGCCGTGTTCGCGGGCAACGACCGCTGCGCGATGGGCCTGATGCACACGCTCGGCCGCGCCGGTGTCGACGTGCCCGGCGATGTGTCGGTGGTGGGCTACGACGACAACCACCTCTCGCACCTCTCGCACATCGACCTCTCCACCGTCCGCCAGGACGCGGGCCGGCTGGCCGAGCACGCGGTGCGGTTCGCGGTCGAGCGGCTGGACGACGCCTCACTCGCTCCGCGCGAGGCCGTCCTCGACCCCAAGCTGGTGGTGCGGGGCACGAGTTCGGCGCCGCCGGACGGGCGGCCGGCGCCCACGGGGGCGTACGGGCGCGGCGGCGGGCACTGA
- a CDS encoding Cgl0159 family (beta/alpha)8-fold protein, which produces MSDKVQRIVRARVNNPGAIAEAAARRVKAVSPLGEHGRAMIIAADHPARGANTVGGDPSAMADRRALLDRMCVALERPGVTGVLATADILEDLLLLGVLDGKSVFGSMNRAGLAGSAFEIDDRFTGYDAEAIAAMGFDGGKALTRICLDDPATPSVLEQTARAVDELNDRRLIAMVEPFLSYWVDGKIRNDLSPEAVIKSITIASGLGRRSAYTWLKLPVVDDMERVLASSTLPVLLLGGEVKDAQAAFDAWHKALSLPTVQGLIVGRSLLYPADGDVAGAVDRAVSLL; this is translated from the coding sequence GTGTCTGACAAGGTCCAGCGGATCGTGCGGGCCCGGGTCAACAACCCCGGCGCCATCGCGGAGGCCGCCGCCCGACGCGTCAAGGCCGTCTCGCCGCTGGGCGAACACGGCCGGGCGATGATCATCGCCGCCGACCATCCCGCGCGCGGCGCCAACACCGTGGGCGGCGACCCCTCGGCGATGGCCGACCGGCGCGCGCTGCTGGACCGGATGTGCGTGGCGCTGGAGCGCCCGGGGGTGACGGGTGTCCTCGCCACGGCGGACATCCTCGAAGATCTGCTGCTGCTCGGTGTGCTCGACGGCAAGAGTGTGTTCGGTTCGATGAACCGCGCGGGGCTCGCCGGGTCCGCGTTCGAGATCGACGACCGGTTCACCGGCTACGACGCCGAGGCGATCGCCGCGATGGGTTTCGACGGCGGCAAGGCGCTGACCCGGATCTGCCTGGACGACCCGGCCACCCCCTCCGTGCTGGAGCAGACCGCCAGGGCCGTGGACGAGCTGAACGACCGTCGGCTCATCGCGATGGTCGAGCCGTTCCTGTCCTACTGGGTGGACGGGAAGATCCGCAACGACCTCTCCCCCGAAGCCGTGATCAAGTCGATCACCATCGCCTCGGGCCTCGGCCGGCGCTCCGCGTACACCTGGCTGAAGCTGCCGGTCGTGGACGACATGGAGCGCGTCCTCGCCTCCTCCACACTGCCGGTGCTGCTGCTCGGCGGCGAGGTGAAGGACGCGCAGGCGGCGTTCGACGCCTGGCACAAGGCGCTCTCGCTGCCGACCGTGCAGGGGCTGATCGTCGGCCGGTCGCTGCTCTACCCCGCGGACGGCGATGTCGCCGGGGCCGTGGACCGTGCGGTGAGTCTGCTGTGA
- the iolB gene encoding 5-deoxy-glucuronate isomerase, whose amino-acid sequence MTTHNDTSHRPAGSTAEGPYTTVVTPESARWGFSGLRVVELAAGEHLTLSTGDSEYLVLPLAGSCTVAVDGTTFLLAGRDGVFDAVTDFAYVPRDAEAVVRSERGGRFALPSARCERRLTARYGPADGVPAEPRGTGNCSRQVNNYCLPHTFDADRLLVCEVLTPGGNWSSYPPHKHDEARTDADGNPVESELEEIYYFEIADGPAGPGFAYQRVYGTEERPVDVLAEVRTGDTVLIPHGWHGPSIAAPGHDLYYLNVMAGPGPDRAWLICDDPAHGWVRATWEGRETDPRLPFGARNTTKDV is encoded by the coding sequence GTGACCACACACAACGACACGTCGCATCGGCCGGCCGGCAGCACCGCCGAGGGGCCGTACACCACCGTGGTCACTCCCGAGTCCGCGCGGTGGGGTTTCTCCGGACTGCGCGTGGTGGAGCTGGCGGCGGGCGAGCACCTCACACTGTCCACCGGCGACAGCGAGTATCTGGTGCTGCCGCTCGCCGGTTCCTGCACGGTCGCGGTCGACGGTACGACGTTCCTGCTGGCGGGCCGCGACGGTGTGTTCGACGCGGTCACCGACTTCGCCTACGTACCCCGCGACGCCGAGGCCGTGGTCCGCAGTGAGCGCGGCGGACGGTTCGCTCTCCCGTCGGCGCGCTGCGAGCGGCGGCTGACCGCCCGGTACGGCCCGGCCGACGGTGTCCCCGCCGAGCCGCGCGGCACCGGGAACTGCTCGCGCCAGGTCAACAACTACTGCCTGCCGCACACGTTCGACGCCGACCGGCTGCTGGTGTGCGAGGTGCTCACCCCGGGCGGCAACTGGTCCTCGTACCCGCCCCACAAGCACGACGAGGCGCGCACGGACGCGGACGGGAACCCCGTAGAGAGCGAACTCGAAGAGATCTACTACTTCGAGATCGCCGACGGACCCGCCGGTCCCGGCTTCGCCTACCAGCGGGTGTACGGGACCGAGGAACGCCCCGTCGACGTCCTCGCCGAGGTGCGCACCGGCGACACCGTGCTGATCCCGCACGGCTGGCACGGGCCGTCCATCGCCGCCCCCGGCCACGACCTCTACTACCTCAACGTGATGGCGGGCCCCGGGCCGGACCGGGCCTGGCTGATCTGCGACGACCCGGCACACGGCTGGGTCCGCGCCACCTGGGAGGGCCGGGAGACCGACCCCCGGCTGCCCTTCGGCGCCCGGAACACAACGAAGGACGTGTGA
- the iolD gene encoding 3D-(3,5/4)-trihydroxycyclohexane-1,2-dione acylhydrolase (decyclizing) yields METVRLTTAQALVRFLANQYSERDGQEQRFVPGAWGIFGHGNVAGVGQALLQAARTGEADLPYYLARNEQGMVHAAVAFAKTRDRLAAHACTASTGPGSTNMITGAALATTNRLPVLLLPSDMFATRAADPVLQQLEDTRGGDVTVNDAFRPVSKYFDRISRPEQLIPAALAAMRVLTDPVETGAVTLCLPQDVQAEAYDWPVAFFRRRVWHIGRPVPESAALKRAADLLRTAKKPLLVAGGGVVYSGAGNQLRSFAEATGIPVADTHAGKGALAWDHPSAVGGVGSTGTAAANALAAEADVVIGVGTRYSDFTTASHTVFGNPDVRFINLNVARLDAVKHSAEPLVADARLGLAGLEAELDGWKTDDAYRQRVLELAAEWRRTTDECFGVGHGPLPAQTEILGALRAALDDRDVVINAAGSLPGDLQMLWRSRDPKAYHVEYAYSCMGYEVAAGLGVKMADPGREVVVLVGDGSYLMMSQEIVTMVSEGIKVIIVLVQNHGFASIGALSESLGSQRFGTRYRFRDPASGQLDGEVLPVDLAANAASLGADVLPASTVEEFTGALAKARASDRTTVVHVETDLYGPNPPGSAWWDVPVSEVSALESTREAYETYRAAKRSQRHYL; encoded by the coding sequence ATGGAGACAGTACGGCTCACCACCGCGCAGGCCCTCGTACGGTTCCTGGCGAACCAGTACAGCGAGCGCGACGGCCAGGAACAGCGGTTCGTCCCCGGGGCCTGGGGCATCTTCGGGCACGGCAATGTGGCCGGGGTCGGGCAGGCGCTGCTCCAGGCGGCCAGGACCGGCGAGGCCGACCTCCCGTACTACCTGGCCCGTAACGAGCAGGGCATGGTGCACGCGGCCGTGGCCTTCGCCAAGACGCGCGACCGGCTGGCCGCGCACGCCTGTACGGCGTCCACGGGCCCCGGCTCCACCAACATGATCACGGGCGCCGCGCTGGCCACCACCAACCGGCTGCCGGTGCTGCTGCTGCCCAGCGACATGTTCGCCACCCGGGCCGCCGACCCCGTCCTCCAGCAGCTGGAGGACACCCGCGGCGGAGACGTCACCGTCAACGACGCCTTCCGTCCGGTGTCGAAGTACTTCGACCGGATCAGCAGGCCCGAGCAGCTGATCCCGGCCGCGCTCGCCGCGATGCGCGTGCTGACCGACCCGGTGGAGACCGGCGCCGTCACCCTCTGCCTGCCGCAGGACGTCCAGGCCGAGGCGTACGACTGGCCGGTGGCGTTCTTCCGGCGCCGGGTGTGGCACATCGGCCGTCCGGTGCCGGAGTCCGCCGCGCTGAAGCGGGCCGCCGATCTGCTGCGTACGGCGAAGAAGCCGCTGCTGGTGGCGGGCGGCGGCGTGGTGTACTCGGGCGCCGGGAACCAGCTGCGGTCGTTCGCCGAGGCCACCGGCATCCCGGTCGCCGACACCCACGCGGGCAAGGGCGCGCTGGCCTGGGACCATCCGTCGGCGGTCGGCGGCGTCGGCTCCACGGGCACGGCGGCGGCCAACGCGCTCGCCGCCGAGGCGGACGTCGTCATCGGGGTCGGCACCCGCTACAGCGACTTCACCACCGCCAGTCACACCGTCTTCGGCAACCCGGACGTGCGGTTCATCAACCTCAACGTCGCCCGTCTCGACGCGGTGAAACACTCCGCCGAACCGCTCGTCGCCGACGCCCGCCTCGGACTCGCCGGTCTGGAAGCGGAGTTGGACGGCTGGAAGACCGACGACGCCTACCGGCAGCGCGTGCTGGAGCTGGCCGCCGAGTGGCGGCGCACCACCGACGAGTGTTTCGGCGTCGGGCACGGGCCGCTGCCCGCGCAGACCGAGATCCTCGGCGCGCTGCGCGCCGCGCTGGACGACCGGGACGTGGTGATCAACGCGGCCGGGTCCCTGCCGGGCGACCTCCAGATGCTGTGGCGTTCGCGCGACCCGAAGGCGTACCACGTCGAGTACGCCTACTCCTGCATGGGCTACGAGGTGGCCGCCGGGCTCGGGGTGAAGATGGCGGATCCGGGCCGCGAGGTCGTGGTCCTGGTCGGCGACGGCTCGTATCTGATGATGTCGCAGGAGATCGTGACCATGGTCTCCGAGGGGATCAAGGTCATCATCGTCCTGGTCCAGAACCACGGCTTCGCCTCGATCGGTGCGCTCTCGGAGTCGCTCGGCTCGCAGCGCTTCGGTACCCGCTACCGCTTCCGCGACCCGGCGAGCGGCCAGCTCGACGGCGAGGTCCTCCCGGTGGACCTGGCCGCCAACGCCGCCTCGCTCGGCGCGGATGTCCTGCCCGCCTCCACCGTCGAGGAGTTCACCGGCGCGCTGGCGAAGGCCAGGGCGTCCGACCGTACGACGGTCGTCCATGTCGAGACCGATCTGTACGGGCCGAACCCGCCCGGCAGCGCCTGGTGGGACGTCCCCGTCAGCGAGGTCTCCGCGCTGGAGTCGACCCGGGAGGCGTACGAGACATACCGCGCCGCCAAACGGTCCCAGCGTCACTACCTCTGA
- a CDS encoding CoA-acylating methylmalonate-semialdehyde dehydrogenase yields MTTIEHWIDGAATAGASSRTAPVFNPATGVSGTSVRLAGAADVDTAVAAASRAFESWSETSLSQRIKVLFAFRELLVRNEEELARIISAEHGKVIDDARGEIARGREVVEYACGLGDILKGSFSDQVSTDVDVHNFRQPLGVCAGITPFNFPAMVPLWMHPIAIATGNTFVLKPSERDPSAANFVARLYAEAGLPDGVFNVVHGDRTAVDALLDHPEIAAVSFVGSTPIARYVHERGTARGKRVQALGGAKNHGVVMPDADLDFAAKHLIAAAYGSAGERCMAISVAVAVGSAADPLVEILERKAREITVGPGDDPTSDMGPLVTAAARDRVTGAVAGGAAQGATVVVDGRGLKVEGHENGFFVGPSLLDRVTTEMDAYREEIFGPVLAVVRVDTVDEAIALINANPYGNGTAVFTSDGGTARHFQRKVKVGMIGVNVPVPVPMSYYSFGGWKDSLIGDSPVHGPEGIRFYTRAKVVTTRWPHRERETAAGFSFPTSD; encoded by the coding sequence ATGACCACCATTGAGCACTGGATCGACGGCGCCGCCACGGCCGGCGCTTCCTCCCGTACCGCCCCCGTCTTCAACCCCGCCACCGGCGTCTCGGGGACGAGCGTGCGCCTCGCCGGGGCCGCCGACGTGGACACGGCGGTCGCCGCCGCCTCCCGTGCCTTCGAGTCCTGGAGCGAGACGTCCCTCTCGCAGCGGATCAAGGTGCTGTTCGCCTTCCGTGAGCTGCTCGTACGGAACGAGGAGGAGCTGGCCCGGATCATCTCCGCCGAGCACGGCAAGGTCATCGACGACGCGCGCGGCGAGATCGCGCGCGGCCGGGAGGTCGTGGAGTACGCCTGCGGTCTGGGCGACATCCTGAAGGGGTCGTTCTCCGACCAGGTGTCCACCGATGTCGATGTGCACAACTTCCGCCAGCCGCTGGGAGTGTGCGCGGGGATCACCCCGTTCAACTTCCCGGCGATGGTGCCGCTGTGGATGCACCCGATCGCCATCGCGACCGGCAACACCTTCGTCCTCAAGCCCAGCGAGCGCGACCCGTCGGCCGCGAACTTCGTCGCGAGGCTCTATGCCGAGGCCGGGCTGCCCGACGGTGTGTTCAATGTCGTGCACGGCGACAGGACCGCGGTCGACGCCCTCCTCGACCACCCGGAGATCGCGGCGGTCTCCTTCGTCGGCTCGACGCCCATCGCCCGGTACGTGCACGAGCGCGGCACCGCGCGCGGCAAGCGCGTACAGGCGCTGGGCGGTGCCAAGAACCACGGTGTCGTGATGCCCGACGCGGATCTCGACTTCGCGGCGAAGCATCTGATCGCCGCCGCCTACGGCTCGGCCGGCGAGCGCTGCATGGCGATCTCCGTCGCCGTCGCCGTCGGCTCGGCCGCCGACCCGCTGGTGGAGATCCTGGAGCGCAAGGCCCGCGAGATCACGGTGGGCCCCGGCGACGACCCGACGAGCGACATGGGTCCGCTGGTCACGGCAGCCGCGCGGGACCGGGTCACGGGCGCCGTCGCCGGGGGCGCCGCGCAGGGCGCCACGGTCGTGGTGGACGGCCGCGGCCTCAAGGTCGAGGGCCACGAGAACGGCTTCTTCGTCGGTCCGTCCCTGCTGGACCGCGTCACCACCGAGATGGACGCCTACCGCGAGGAGATCTTCGGCCCGGTGCTCGCGGTGGTACGCGTCGACACCGTCGACGAGGCGATCGCGCTGATCAACGCCAACCCGTACGGGAACGGCACCGCCGTCTTCACCTCCGACGGCGGGACCGCGCGCCACTTCCAGCGCAAGGTAAAGGTCGGCATGATCGGCGTCAACGTGCCGGTGCCGGTGCCGATGTCGTACTACTCCTTCGGCGGCTGGAAGGACTCGCTCATCGGCGACAGTCCGGTCCACGGCCCCGAGGGGATCCGCTTCTACACCCGGGCCAAGGTGGTCACCACCCGCTGGCCGCACCGGGAGCGGGAGACCGCGGCCGGTTTCAGCTTCCCGACCTCGGACTGA
- a CDS encoding TIM barrel protein — MTKTSPSPRTAVGNLCLGSAPDSWGVWFPEDDRQVPYTRFLDELVQAGYEWLELGPYGYLPTEPERLAEELSVRGLKVSGGTTFGALHRPEEWDTMLAEVLPVAKLTAATGAHHLVFIPPMYRDEKTGAFTESPELTAAQWAGFGRAADRLGRILLDEYDVRLVLHPHADSHIQTQPEIERFLNESDSRYANLCLDTGHVAYGGGDNLDLIRRFGERVGYVHIKQMDPAVLAQVTEENLSFGEAVKRGVCIAPPAGVPDPADLIAELARLDAELFVIVEQDLYPCAPEVPLPVAVRTRAVLAESGLTCTRRPLTR; from the coding sequence ATGACAAAGACGTCACCTTCCCCCCGAACCGCCGTGGGCAACCTCTGCCTCGGTTCCGCGCCCGACTCGTGGGGCGTCTGGTTCCCCGAGGACGACCGGCAGGTCCCCTACACCCGCTTCCTCGACGAGCTGGTCCAGGCCGGTTACGAGTGGCTGGAGCTGGGCCCGTACGGCTATCTGCCCACCGAGCCCGAGCGTCTCGCCGAGGAGCTGTCCGTCCGTGGCCTCAAGGTCTCCGGCGGCACCACCTTCGGCGCGCTGCACCGGCCCGAGGAGTGGGACACGATGCTCGCCGAGGTGCTGCCGGTCGCGAAGCTCACCGCCGCGACCGGGGCCCACCACCTGGTCTTCATCCCGCCGATGTACCGGGACGAGAAGACCGGCGCGTTCACCGAGAGCCCGGAGCTGACCGCCGCGCAGTGGGCGGGCTTCGGCCGGGCCGCCGACCGGCTGGGCAGGATCCTGCTGGACGAGTACGACGTGCGCCTCGTGCTGCACCCGCACGCGGACAGCCACATCCAGACCCAGCCCGAGATCGAGCGTTTCCTCAACGAGTCCGACTCGCGGTACGCCAACCTCTGCCTGGACACCGGACACGTGGCCTACGGCGGCGGCGACAACCTCGATCTGATCCGGCGGTTCGGCGAGCGCGTCGGCTATGTCCACATCAAGCAGATGGACCCGGCCGTGCTCGCCCAGGTGACCGAGGAGAACCTCTCCTTCGGCGAGGCCGTCAAGCGCGGCGTCTGTATCGCGCCGCCCGCCGGGGTCCCCGACCCGGCCGACCTGATCGCCGAACTCGCCCGGCTCGACGCCGAACTCTTCGTGATCGTCGAGCAGGACCTCTACCCCTGCGCGCCGGAAGTCCCGCTTCCCGTCGCCGTGCGTACGCGCGCGGTCCTGGCCGAGAGCGGCCTCACCTGTACCCGACGCCCACTCACCCGGTAA